One window of the Natronomonas marina genome contains the following:
- a CDS encoding MFS transporter, with product MGIPYRYVVLTLCTLAFAATMVARLVISPVVTEITVAFSVSTGAVGLALTGMWAAYAVAQFPSGVLADRFGERRVILVAVGTTAVASGLLSLAPTFAVFALVVVGLGVGAGLHYSVATTLLARQFDAVGRAIGVHVAGGPLAGLVAPVAAAAVAVRYGWRPAMLLGAAVAVPTFVLFRATVRPTAPARPDLTMRSRFELGPVRELLSRPEIRYTTVMAVGGAFCWQATASFLPAFLIGHHDYSPAAASGLFSAYFVVHGATQPVMGSLSDRVGRDVAAALAFGTGVVGYGTLVVGSGAAVVAAIPLVGVAMSWGAPVQTRFIDHLSETERAAGFGLVRTVYMILGSLGSVVVGALSDVAGWAVAFGALAALLAVEALLAVGGAARERRASRRAADA from the coding sequence GTGGGAATCCCCTACCGGTACGTCGTCCTGACGCTGTGTACGCTGGCCTTCGCCGCGACGATGGTGGCACGTCTCGTCATTAGCCCCGTCGTGACCGAGATTACGGTGGCCTTCTCTGTCTCGACGGGCGCGGTCGGGCTGGCGCTGACCGGGATGTGGGCCGCCTACGCCGTCGCGCAGTTCCCCAGCGGCGTCCTCGCCGACCGGTTCGGCGAACGGCGCGTCATCCTCGTCGCCGTCGGCACGACCGCCGTCGCCAGCGGCCTGCTGTCGCTCGCGCCGACGTTCGCCGTCTTCGCGCTCGTCGTCGTCGGTCTCGGCGTCGGTGCCGGCCTCCACTACAGCGTCGCAACGACGCTGCTTGCGCGGCAGTTCGACGCGGTCGGTCGCGCTATCGGGGTTCACGTCGCCGGCGGTCCGCTCGCCGGCCTCGTGGCGCCGGTGGCCGCCGCAGCCGTCGCCGTCCGCTACGGGTGGCGGCCCGCGATGCTGCTCGGTGCGGCCGTGGCCGTCCCCACCTTCGTGCTCTTCCGGGCGACGGTTCGGCCGACGGCACCGGCACGTCCCGACCTGACCATGCGCTCGCGGTTCGAACTCGGCCCCGTCCGGGAGCTCCTGTCCCGGCCGGAAATCCGGTACACGACCGTCATGGCGGTCGGCGGGGCGTTCTGCTGGCAGGCGACCGCCTCCTTCCTGCCGGCGTTTCTCATCGGCCACCACGACTACTCGCCCGCAGCCGCGAGCGGGCTGTTCTCGGCGTACTTCGTCGTCCACGGTGCGACCCAGCCGGTGATGGGAAGCCTCTCGGACCGGGTCGGCCGCGACGTCGCCGCCGCCCTCGCGTTCGGTACCGGCGTCGTCGGCTACGGGACGCTCGTCGTCGGGTCGGGAGCCGCCGTCGTCGCCGCGATTCCGCTCGTCGGCGTCGCTATGTCGTGGGGCGCGCCCGTCCAGACCCGGTTCATCGACCACCTGAGCGAGACCGAGCGAGCCGCCGGCTTCGGGCTCGTCAGGACCGTCTACATGATACTCGGGTCGCTGGGCAGCGTCGTGGTCGGGGCGCTGTCCGACGTGGCGGGCTGGGCGGTCGCGTTCGGCGCCCTCGCCGCACTCCTGGCCGTCGAGGCGCTGCTGGCGGTCGGCGGGGCGGCCCGCGAGCGCCGGGCGAGTCGGCGGGCCGCCGACGCGTGA
- a CDS encoding DUF371 domain-containing protein, with the protein MSDPTQRVRASGHENVTAEHGSTFEVTSDDWLTPAGDCILGVEADTVPAAFDEAFVEACRSRTATITATLRADGYEQVVEGRGHPDLTFDGDRSAVCRTSTHVDDRTVMVEADAAAADLDRELVAALADGAGLEFVLEVE; encoded by the coding sequence GTGAGCGACCCGACCCAGCGTGTACGCGCGAGCGGCCACGAGAACGTGACCGCCGAACACGGCAGCACCTTCGAGGTGACGAGCGACGACTGGCTGACGCCCGCGGGCGACTGCATCCTCGGCGTCGAGGCCGACACCGTGCCGGCGGCGTTCGACGAGGCGTTCGTCGAGGCCTGCCGCTCCCGGACCGCGACGATTACCGCCACGCTGCGGGCCGACGGCTACGAACAGGTCGTCGAGGGCCGCGGACATCCCGACCTCACCTTCGACGGCGACCGGAGCGCGGTCTGCCGGACGAGCACCCACGTCGACGACCGGACCGTCATGGTCGAGGCCGACGCCGCCGCTGCCGACCTCGACCGCGAACTCGTCGCCGCGCTGGCCGACGGCGCGGGCCTCGAGTTCGTCCTCGAGGTGGAGTGA
- a CDS encoding amidase, translating into MSLHYASAVDVADGVRSGEYDPVDVVETFLERIDDRNDVTNAFVTVLREDARERAAAVRERIEAGEDLPLAGVPVAMKDLHESKAGVRHTMGLEPLSDDVAETTSVTIERLEAAGAVVVGTTNTPELGYSVRTDNELQGPTGTPFDPERNAGGSSGGSAAALADGCCALATGSDVGGSLRNPASCCGVVSVKPSFGLVPRGSRVNGYRGHTPVRVLGPMARDVESLALMLDVIAGPDAIDPFSVPTPTTYRPAAADPPTPDELTLAYSPDLDVFAVEESVRAAVEGTLSDLESAGATVEEVSIDAPDSGDLTHAYSLAVTTFFATAVSELEAERDVDLLADYGEEIPSGLRTFVSMGRSHDAADYATADFPRTDLYHAVEEALSGYDALVCPTLATPPLTHDEPIPPQIDGEPTGGVPTAWTLAWPFNMTGHPVVNVPAETVDGLPVGMQVVGPTFSEPRLLGVAAAVEATSGWEYPEA; encoded by the coding sequence GTGAGCCTCCACTACGCCTCCGCCGTCGACGTAGCCGACGGCGTCCGGTCCGGCGAGTACGACCCCGTCGACGTCGTCGAGACGTTCCTCGAACGCATCGACGACCGCAACGACGTGACCAACGCCTTCGTGACGGTTCTCCGCGAGGACGCCCGCGAGCGGGCCGCGGCCGTCCGCGAGCGAATCGAAGCCGGCGAGGACCTCCCGCTGGCGGGCGTACCGGTGGCGATGAAAGACCTCCACGAGTCGAAGGCGGGCGTCAGACACACGATGGGTCTGGAGCCCCTCTCGGACGACGTCGCCGAGACCACGAGCGTCACCATCGAGCGGCTAGAGGCGGCCGGCGCCGTCGTCGTCGGGACGACGAACACGCCGGAACTCGGCTACTCGGTGCGGACGGACAACGAACTCCAGGGACCGACCGGGACGCCCTTCGACCCGGAGCGCAACGCCGGCGGTTCCTCGGGCGGGTCGGCCGCGGCGCTCGCGGACGGCTGCTGTGCGCTGGCGACCGGGTCCGACGTCGGCGGGTCGCTCAGGAACCCCGCCTCCTGCTGTGGGGTCGTCTCGGTCAAGCCGAGTTTCGGCCTCGTCCCGCGCGGTAGCCGCGTCAACGGCTACCGCGGTCACACCCCCGTCCGGGTGCTGGGGCCGATGGCCCGCGACGTCGAGAGCCTCGCGCTCATGCTGGACGTGATAGCCGGGCCGGACGCCATCGACCCGTTCAGCGTCCCGACGCCGACGACCTACCGGCCGGCGGCCGCCGACCCGCCCACCCCCGACGAGCTGACGCTCGCGTACTCGCCGGACCTCGATGTCTTCGCCGTCGAGGAGTCGGTCCGGGCCGCCGTCGAGGGGACGCTCTCGGACCTGGAATCGGCGGGCGCGACCGTCGAGGAAGTGTCTATCGACGCCCCGGATTCGGGCGATTTGACCCACGCCTACAGCCTCGCGGTGACGACCTTCTTTGCGACCGCGGTGTCGGAACTGGAAGCCGAACGCGACGTCGACCTGCTGGCCGACTACGGCGAGGAGATACCCTCGGGATTGCGGACGTTCGTCTCGATGGGCCGGAGCCACGACGCCGCCGACTACGCGACGGCGGACTTCCCCCGGACGGACCTGTATCACGCCGTCGAGGAGGCGCTGTCGGGGTACGACGCGCTGGTCTGTCCGACGCTTGCGACCCCGCCGCTGACCCACGACGAACCGATTCCGCCGCAGATCGACGGCGAGCCGACGGGGGGCGTGCCGACCGCCTGGACGCTCGCGTGGCCGTTCAACATGACCGGTCATCCGGTGGTGAACGTGCCCGCCGAGACGGTCGACGGTCTCCCCGTCGGGATGCAGGTGGTCGGCCCCACCTTCTCGGAGCCGCGGCTGCTCGGCGTCGCGGCCGCCGTCGAGGCGACGTCCGGGTGGGAGTACCCGGAGGCGTAG
- a CDS encoding geranylgeranyl reductase family protein: MTTFEYDVVIVGAGTAGCYAAATIADAGYDVVIVERKDETEAGHIACGDALKGANNFPEAIPKSEIDDAFTNTEVDHGQFEIPREDAVLDIPVPGELAVIDRWEYGRRVIDGAERAGTEFHYDTVVQDVVQDDDGRVRGLQANRQGEPRRYEADIVLDGAGALSLLQDKADFSSATFDTNVRYSQFSSAYREIIEVDEPVEWSDALVFKPTKRSAGYLWYFPRTATEINVGLGFQMDAEPMQLVSDLREDISRRPELQNATVKDKLGAALPTRRPYDSAVAPGYMAIGDSAAHVNPISGGGIAGAAYAGQYAGEQAIEAIEEGDVGEERLWRYNERVMEHFGGRYAALDVYNIFSTAYDLDDLLALIGALPGERISEALYSGSADFDIWLKLRVLYETYGHWGTLKNLYDAKQLADRLLEHYEDYPSSPHEFGAWRDERDGIMDDIYAKTGADAKY, translated from the coding sequence ATGACCACCTTCGAGTACGACGTCGTCATCGTCGGGGCCGGCACCGCCGGCTGTTACGCCGCCGCGACGATAGCGGACGCGGGCTACGACGTCGTCATCGTCGAGCGGAAAGACGAGACCGAGGCGGGCCACATCGCCTGCGGCGACGCGCTGAAGGGCGCCAACAACTTCCCCGAAGCGATACCGAAATCCGAGATCGACGACGCATTCACCAACACCGAGGTCGACCACGGCCAGTTCGAGATACCCCGCGAGGACGCGGTGCTGGACATCCCCGTCCCCGGCGAGTTGGCCGTCATCGACCGCTGGGAGTACGGCCGACGCGTCATCGACGGCGCCGAGCGGGCCGGCACCGAGTTCCACTACGACACCGTCGTCCAGGACGTCGTCCAGGACGACGACGGCCGCGTTCGCGGTCTCCAGGCCAACAGGCAGGGCGAACCCCGCCGCTACGAGGCCGACATCGTCCTCGACGGCGCCGGCGCGCTGTCGCTCTTGCAGGACAAGGCCGACTTCTCTTCGGCCACCTTCGACACGAACGTCCGCTACTCGCAGTTCTCCTCGGCGTACCGCGAGATAATCGAGGTCGACGAACCCGTCGAGTGGTCCGACGCCCTCGTCTTCAAGCCGACCAAGCGCTCGGCGGGCTACCTGTGGTACTTCCCGCGGACCGCCACCGAGATCAACGTCGGCCTGGGCTTCCAGATGGACGCCGAGCCGATGCAACTCGTCTCCGACCTCCGGGAGGACATCAGCCGCCGGCCCGAACTGCAGAACGCGACGGTCAAGGACAAACTCGGCGCCGCCCTGCCGACCCGTCGGCCCTACGACTCGGCGGTCGCGCCGGGCTACATGGCCATCGGCGACTCGGCGGCCCACGTCAACCCCATCAGCGGGGGCGGCATCGCCGGCGCCGCCTACGCCGGCCAGTACGCCGGCGAGCAGGCCATCGAGGCCATCGAGGAAGGCGACGTCGGCGAGGAGCGGCTCTGGCGGTACAACGAGCGCGTCATGGAGCACTTCGGCGGCCGCTACGCCGCCCTGGACGTCTACAACATCTTCTCGACGGCCTACGACCTCGACGACCTGCTCGCGCTCATCGGCGCACTCCCGGGCGAGCGCATCTCCGAGGCGCTGTACTCCGGGTCCGCCGACTTCGACATCTGGCTCAAACTCCGGGTGCTGTACGAGACGTACGGCCACTGGGGGACGCTGAAGAACCTCTACGACGCGAAACAGCTGGCCGACCGTCTGCTGGAACACTACGAGGACTACCCCTCCAGCCCCCACGAGTTCGGCGCCTGGCGGGACGAACGCGACGGCATCATGGACGACATCTACGCGAAGACCGGCGCCGACGCGAAGTACTGA
- a CDS encoding aldo/keto reductase, translating to MPVLGLGTWQNADPEACVESVRAALETGYRHVDTAQAYDNESSVGEGIAAADVDREDVFLATKVWIDQLAGDDVVESTEASLDRLGVDYLDLLYVHWPAGDYDPAETLSAFEELRAEGRIDRIGVSNFEPEHLEEARSAIDAPIFANQVEMHPLLQQANLREYCAEADIELVAYSPLARGEVFDVDVLSDIAADHGVSEAQVSLAWLREKGVTAIPKATGVDHIEDNWASLGLELTDEEVARIDAIDREERLIDPDFAPDGW from the coding sequence ATGCCCGTTCTCGGCCTCGGGACGTGGCAGAACGCCGACCCCGAGGCCTGCGTCGAGTCGGTCCGGGCGGCCCTGGAGACGGGGTACCGCCACGTCGACACCGCACAGGCCTACGACAACGAGTCCTCGGTCGGGGAGGGTATCGCCGCGGCCGACGTCGACCGCGAGGACGTCTTCCTGGCGACGAAGGTGTGGATCGACCAACTCGCAGGCGACGATGTCGTCGAGTCGACGGAAGCCAGTCTCGACCGTCTCGGAGTCGACTACCTCGACCTCCTGTACGTCCACTGGCCGGCGGGCGACTACGACCCGGCGGAGACGCTGTCGGCCTTCGAGGAGCTGCGAGCGGAGGGCCGCATCGACCGCATCGGCGTCTCGAACTTCGAGCCCGAGCACCTCGAAGAGGCGCGGTCGGCCATCGACGCGCCGATATTCGCCAACCAGGTCGAGATGCACCCGCTGCTCCAGCAGGCCAACCTCCGGGAGTACTGTGCCGAGGCCGACATCGAACTGGTGGCGTACTCGCCGCTGGCTCGCGGCGAGGTCTTCGACGTCGACGTGCTTTCCGACATCGCGGCGGATCACGGCGTCAGCGAGGCGCAGGTGAGCCTCGCGTGGCTCCGCGAGAAGGGCGTGACCGCCATCCCGAAGGCGACGGGTGTAGACCACATCGAGGACAACTGGGCGTCCCTGGGGCTGGAGTTGACCGACGAGGAGGTCGCGCGCATCGACGCTATCGACCGCGAGGAACGACTCATCGACCCCGACTTCGCGCCCGACGGCTGGTAG
- a CDS encoding NmrA family NAD(P)-binding protein, which yields MNGTLVTAATGTVGRHVVTDLADRGLDVAAGTRDPDRAGDVAAGATAVAFDFERPETWGAALADVDGLFLARPPGVAVGDVTAFVDAAARVGVEHVVFLSTLGADRNPLLPHRRIERHVESAGVEYTHLRASFFAQNLHEVHGRDVRERDEIFVPAGSGRTSFVDARDVAAVAALALAEPGHRNAAYDLTGAEALGYDEVAARFSTVLDREITYADPSVPAFVSRMRSRGHPLGYVLLIVGIYTTARLGLAARVTDDVERLLGRPPRDIDEYVRDYADRFGPETGATTPGEEGRTVADGSGTDPGR from the coding sequence ATGAACGGGACGCTCGTCACCGCCGCGACGGGCACCGTCGGCCGCCACGTCGTCACCGACCTCGCCGACCGCGGCCTCGATGTCGCGGCCGGGACCCGCGACCCCGACCGGGCCGGCGACGTCGCCGCCGGGGCGACGGCCGTCGCGTTCGATTTCGAACGGCCGGAAACGTGGGGCGCGGCACTGGCCGACGTCGACGGCCTCTTCCTGGCGCGACCCCCCGGCGTCGCCGTCGGGGACGTGACCGCCTTCGTCGACGCCGCCGCCCGGGTCGGCGTCGAACACGTCGTCTTCCTCTCGACGCTGGGCGCCGACCGCAACCCGCTGCTGCCGCACCGGCGCATCGAGCGCCACGTCGAGAGCGCCGGCGTCGAGTACACCCACCTCCGGGCGTCGTTCTTCGCCCAGAACCTCCACGAGGTCCACGGCCGCGACGTCCGCGAGCGCGACGAGATATTCGTGCCGGCCGGGTCGGGCCGGACCAGTTTCGTCGACGCCCGCGACGTGGCCGCGGTCGCCGCACTGGCGCTGGCCGAACCGGGTCACCGGAACGCCGCCTACGACCTCACCGGGGCCGAGGCGCTCGGCTACGACGAGGTCGCCGCCCGGTTCTCGACAGTGCTGGACCGCGAGATAACGTACGCCGACCCCTCGGTCCCCGCGTTCGTCTCCCGGATGCGCTCCCGGGGCCACCCGCTCGGCTACGTCCTGCTGATAGTCGGTATATACACCACCGCCCGGCTCGGGCTGGCCGCCCGCGTCACCGACGACGTCGAGCGATTGCTCGGGCGGCCGCCCCGCGACATCGACGAGTACGTCCGGGACTACGCCGACCGCTTCGGCCCGGAAACCGGCGCCACGACGCCGGGCGAGGAGGGCCGAACGGTGGCCGACGGGAGCGGGACGGACCCGGGACGCTGA
- a CDS encoding NAD(P)H-binding protein, with translation MRPTVFGATGPTGRPLVRQALDRADEVVAFARSSSTITDARDVGVTSAEGSP, from the coding sequence ATGCGACCCACCGTCTTCGGCGCGACCGGACCCACCGGTCGCCCGCTCGTGAGGCAGGCGCTCGACCGGGCAGACGAGGTGGTCGCCTTCGCGCGCTCGTCGTCGACCATCACGGACGCCCGCGACGTCGGCGTGACGTCGGCGGAGGGGTCGCCGTGA
- a CDS encoding 2Fe-2S iron-sulfur cluster-binding protein, whose amino-acid sequence MTDYTVEFVGTGEEITVSDKETVLSRCIEEGIAQEYSCRVGMCLACSAEIVEGEVTQPAARGFTDEEADSYALTCMARPLSDLKLDRGKYPPSIEREATDADPDAGGTAAADD is encoded by the coding sequence ATGACCGACTACACCGTCGAGTTCGTCGGGACGGGCGAGGAGATAACCGTCTCCGACAAGGAGACCGTCCTCTCTCGGTGCATCGAGGAGGGCATCGCACAGGAGTACTCCTGTCGGGTCGGGATGTGTCTGGCCTGCTCGGCCGAGATCGTCGAGGGCGAGGTCACCCAACCGGCGGCCCGCGGCTTCACCGACGAGGAGGCCGACTCGTACGCGCTCACCTGCATGGCGCGGCCGCTCTCGGACCTGAAACTCGACCGCGGGAAGTACCCCCCGAGCATCGAGCGGGAGGCGACCGACGCCGATCCCGACGCCGGCGGGACGGCGGCAGCCGACGACTGA
- a CDS encoding coiled-coil protein: MAESINESDNVELTDDDLENKSKGQLIKLAGQLRDRRNELNQMASERASKRDDLNAKTREKVDEAQEHREKRDELNEQVQEHKEKRNELNAEANELFDKVDDMKEDLELDEGKSVDQLEEEIEDLEFKQQTEVLSTEDERELIEKIEEKREQLADRKEKLNSTGDLEELKEEAQEVRAEASKHHQKVTELADEAQEHHNQMIEAYREADDIRDEADEWHEKFVDAQEAADRHHEDFVRVQKRLRELDKEEEEERKDERAEEREAAKEEAEEIYQKFKEGETLDTEDLMKLQKAGKL, encoded by the coding sequence ATGGCCGAGTCAATCAACGAGTCCGACAACGTAGAACTGACAGACGACGACCTCGAGAACAAGTCCAAAGGGCAGCTCATCAAGCTCGCCGGGCAGCTCCGCGACCGGCGGAACGAGCTGAACCAGATGGCCTCCGAGCGAGCCTCGAAACGCGACGACCTCAACGCCAAGACCCGCGAGAAGGTCGACGAGGCACAGGAGCACCGCGAGAAGCGCGACGAGCTCAACGAGCAGGTCCAAGAGCACAAGGAGAAGCGCAACGAGCTCAACGCCGAGGCCAACGAGCTCTTCGACAAGGTCGACGACATGAAGGAGGACCTCGAACTCGACGAGGGCAAGAGCGTCGACCAGCTCGAGGAGGAGATCGAGGATCTGGAGTTCAAACAGCAGACCGAGGTCCTGTCGACCGAGGACGAGCGCGAACTCATCGAGAAGATCGAGGAGAAGCGCGAGCAGCTCGCCGACCGCAAGGAGAAGCTCAACTCCACGGGCGACCTCGAGGAGCTGAAGGAGGAGGCCCAGGAGGTCCGCGCCGAGGCCTCCAAGCACCACCAGAAGGTCACCGAACTCGCCGACGAGGCCCAGGAGCACCACAACCAGATGATCGAGGCCTACCGTGAGGCCGACGACATCCGCGACGAGGCCGACGAGTGGCACGAGAAGTTCGTCGACGCCCAGGAGGCCGCCGACCGCCACCACGAGGACTTCGTCCGCGTCCAGAAGCGGCTGCGCGAACTCGACAAGGAAGAGGAAGAGGAGCGCAAGGACGAGCGCGCCGAGGAGCGCGAGGCCGCCAAGGAAGAGGCCGAGGAGATCTACCAGAAGTTCAAGGAAGGCGAGACCCTCGACACCGAGGACCTGATGAAGCTACAGAAGGCCGGCAAGCTGTAA
- a CDS encoding ABC transporter permease, with product MSAPTSGAEGGVARSSNTFLGDVWVNFKRWNLKAVRNPFVLVVSLVQPIIFLLLFTEVFGNVAGDAVNRGLPGVSYTTYLVPAIAIQVSLAAAVTSGIGLVNDIENGMFEKVLVSPMNRTAVFAGKTAAEVFRIAIQVSIILGLGVLLGADIATGVVGAAGIVAVGVVFSLWFVALSNALAVLTRDQESTIIGANLLQFPLLFLSSAFLPLAALPDWIQTFAMLNPVTYGVDAARALMLDRDVMTVVEVSAFEGALNSVVPGVAVLLALAVGLGGVTVTLLSRATSSDVR from the coding sequence GTGAGCGCTCCGACGTCGGGCGCCGAGGGGGGCGTCGCCCGCTCCTCGAACACCTTCCTCGGGGACGTGTGGGTCAACTTCAAGCGGTGGAACCTGAAGGCGGTCCGCAACCCCTTCGTCCTCGTCGTCTCGCTCGTCCAGCCGATCATCTTCCTGCTGCTCTTCACCGAGGTGTTCGGCAACGTCGCCGGCGACGCCGTCAACCGCGGGTTACCGGGCGTCTCCTACACCACCTACCTCGTACCGGCCATCGCCATCCAGGTGTCGCTCGCGGCCGCCGTCACCTCCGGTATCGGGCTGGTCAACGACATCGAGAACGGGATGTTCGAGAAGGTGCTGGTGTCGCCGATGAACCGGACGGCCGTCTTCGCCGGCAAGACCGCCGCCGAGGTGTTCCGCATCGCTATCCAGGTGTCCATCATCCTCGGTTTGGGCGTCCTGCTGGGCGCCGACATCGCGACCGGCGTGGTCGGTGCCGCCGGCATCGTCGCTGTCGGCGTCGTCTTCTCGCTTTGGTTCGTCGCCCTCTCGAACGCCCTGGCCGTCCTCACGCGCGACCAGGAGTCGACCATCATCGGCGCGAACCTGCTGCAGTTCCCGCTGCTCTTCCTCTCCAGCGCCTTCCTCCCGCTGGCGGCGCTGCCCGACTGGATACAGACATTCGCCATGCTGAACCCGGTCACCTACGGTGTCGACGCCGCCCGCGCCCTGATGCTCGACCGCGACGTGATGACCGTCGTCGAGGTGTCCGCCTTCGAGGGCGCGCTGAACTCCGTGGTCCCGGGCGTGGCCGTCCTGCTCGCGCTGGCCGTCGGCCTCGGCGGCGTCACCGTCACGCTGCTGTCGCGGGCGACCAGTTCGGACGTGCGATGA
- a CDS encoding winged helix-turn-helix transcriptional regulator gives MSEPPAVPELGSGLSREQAEALRDSLAPEERERTERTVADLLDLLGKTDAMAVLSAFAFAEGSLRFSELEGELDAAPNTLSTRLGELTDAGLLDRESYDEIPPRVEYTPTAKAEALFPVFAHLHHWAIEHEL, from the coding sequence ATGAGCGAGCCACCGGCGGTGCCGGAGTTGGGTTCCGGGCTCTCCCGCGAGCAGGCCGAGGCGCTCCGGGACTCTCTGGCCCCCGAGGAGCGAGAGCGAACCGAGCGGACGGTCGCCGACCTGCTGGACCTGCTCGGGAAGACCGACGCGATGGCCGTCCTGAGCGCGTTCGCCTTCGCCGAGGGGTCGCTGCGGTTCTCGGAACTGGAGGGTGAACTCGACGCCGCGCCGAACACGCTGTCGACGCGACTCGGGGAGTTGACCGACGCCGGCCTGCTCGACCGGGAATCGTACGACGAGATTCCGCCCCGCGTCGAGTACACGCCGACCGCGAAGGCCGAGGCGCTGTTCCCCGTCTTCGCCCACCTCCACCACTGGGCCATCGAGCACGAACTGTGA
- a CDS encoding DUF6069 family protein: MSEGETRAGRFAGTALDRLPVRGALAAVAAVAGNVALLVAANAIGVAPGFRPLAVPPVAFLSVAGVVGATVVYWFLRRRSSKPARTFRRVAGGVLVVSFLPDVALLFVDEAATVAGVVVLMAMHVVVAAACVALLPGEPR, translated from the coding sequence GTGAGCGAGGGAGAGACCCGCGCCGGCCGGTTCGCCGGCACGGCCCTCGACCGACTCCCCGTCCGGGGCGCCCTCGCGGCGGTCGCGGCGGTCGCGGGCAACGTCGCCCTGCTCGTCGCCGCGAACGCCATCGGCGTCGCGCCCGGGTTCCGGCCGCTCGCGGTGCCACCGGTCGCGTTCCTGTCGGTCGCCGGCGTCGTCGGCGCAACCGTCGTCTACTGGTTCCTCCGCCGCCGCTCGTCCAAGCCCGCCCGGACCTTCCGCCGGGTCGCCGGCGGCGTCCTCGTCGTCTCCTTCCTGCCGGACGTCGCGCTCCTGTTCGTCGACGAGGCCGCGACCGTCGCGGGCGTGGTGGTCCTGATGGCGATGCACGTCGTCGTCGCGGCCGCCTGCGTGGCGCTGCTACCCGGGGAGCCGCGATGA
- a CDS encoding ABC transporter ATP-binding protein, translating to MGVEDLRLTYADGTEAVRGVDLTIPEGEFFGFLGPNGAGKTTTIKVLATLLSPTGGRVRVNGFDVTAEPRKVRESIGYMAQETSIDPELTAEENVRFACEAYGVPRGERDGRVADLLDLVDLADEADKRAEEFSGGMKKRLDAATALVHEPPLVFLDEPTTGLDPKARNRLWEYFRAINDRGTTIFLTTQYLEEADQLCDRLAVILDGAIVAEGSPADLKRRVGGEILDVDVEGGADARNRAAAVARGFEAFDDASVEMTETGISVTAQTARQHGTDLLVALRDEGLTVTGFNVRAPTLDDVFLAITGEGIEVDEAPAGGVSQ from the coding sequence GTGGGCGTCGAGGACCTCCGGCTGACCTACGCCGACGGCACCGAGGCCGTTCGCGGCGTCGACCTGACGATACCCGAGGGGGAGTTCTTCGGCTTCCTCGGGCCGAACGGCGCGGGCAAGACGACCACGATCAAGGTGCTCGCCACGCTGCTGTCGCCGACCGGCGGGCGCGTCCGGGTCAACGGCTTCGACGTGACGGCCGAGCCCCGGAAGGTCCGGGAGTCCATCGGCTACATGGCCCAGGAGACCAGCATCGACCCGGAGCTGACAGCGGAGGAGAACGTCCGGTTCGCCTGCGAGGCCTACGGCGTCCCGCGGGGCGAGCGCGACGGGCGCGTCGCCGACCTGCTGGACCTCGTCGACCTCGCCGACGAGGCCGACAAGCGCGCCGAGGAGTTCTCCGGCGGCATGAAGAAGCGGCTCGACGCCGCGACGGCGCTGGTTCACGAGCCGCCACTGGTCTTCCTCGACGAGCCGACGACGGGCCTGGACCCGAAGGCCCGCAACCGGCTGTGGGAGTACTTCCGGGCGATAAACGACCGCGGCACCACCATCTTCCTCACGACCCAGTACCTCGAGGAGGCCGACCAGCTGTGCGACCGGCTGGCGGTCATCCTCGACGGCGCCATCGTCGCCGAGGGGTCGCCGGCCGACCTCAAGCGACGGGTCGGCGGCGAGATACTCGACGTCGACGTCGAGGGCGGCGCCGACGCCCGAAATCGGGCCGCAGCCGTCGCCCGCGGCTTCGAGGCGTTCGACGACGCCTCCGTCGAGATGACCGAGACGGGCATCAGCGTCACCGCCCAAACCGCCCGCCAGCACGGGACGGACCTGCTCGTCGCGCTCCGCGACGAGGGGCTGACCGTGACCGGGTTCAACGTCCGCGCGCCGACGCTCGACGACGTGTTCCTCGCCATCACCGGCGAGGGAATCGAGGTCGACGAGGCGCCGGCCGGGGGGGTGTCCCAGTGA